In Paenibacillus sp. BIC5C1, a genomic segment contains:
- a CDS encoding nucleotidyltransferase: MKAVGVIVEYNPLHNGHVYHLSEARRLSGADAVVAVMSGPFLQRGEPAIVGKRARTEMALHAGADLVLELPVAYAVQPAEWFAFGAVSLLHRTGVVDSLCFGSESGDLDSLQRIARVLAVEPAGLREHIARRLREGASYPAAYAGAAAALAPGGVDADDAAALLGQPNNSLGLHYLIALQRLGSAIKPFTAARTGAAYHQATPGPGAIASATAVRRLLMADGPEAAAPYVPAATLAILQREWQERRAPVHWERFAQPLLHIAATRRASELEQIAEVTEGLEHRLSRTLAQLSEPSVEALLNALKTKRYTRTKLQRMLTHLLLNHTKAECSPEKLAEGPAYLRVLGFNAQGQSLLKQMKKTATLPVLLKPSTFVHNQLELDIQAQAAYALACEHTDTRLMYSDYYDPPVRI, from the coding sequence ATGAAAGCCGTTGGCGTCATTGTTGAATATAACCCTTTACATAACGGACATGTCTATCATCTTAGTGAAGCCAGACGGCTCAGTGGAGCAGACGCTGTTGTGGCTGTGATGAGCGGCCCTTTTCTCCAGCGCGGCGAACCCGCCATCGTGGGCAAAAGGGCACGCACTGAGATGGCGCTGCATGCTGGCGCCGATCTGGTGCTTGAACTGCCGGTTGCCTATGCTGTACAACCGGCCGAGTGGTTCGCCTTTGGCGCGGTGTCCCTGCTGCACCGCACGGGCGTGGTGGACTCGCTCTGCTTCGGCAGCGAGTCCGGCGACCTGGACAGCCTGCAGCGCATTGCGCGCGTGCTGGCTGTGGAGCCCGCAGGGCTGCGCGAGCATATCGCGCGCCGCCTGCGGGAAGGCGCCAGCTACCCCGCCGCTTACGCAGGTGCGGCGGCAGCGCTGGCGCCTGGCGGCGTCGATGCGGACGACGCCGCTGCACTGCTGGGGCAGCCCAACAATTCGCTTGGGCTGCACTACCTGATCGCGCTGCAACGGCTAGGCAGCGCGATTAAGCCCTTTACGGCGGCGCGTACCGGTGCCGCGTATCATCAGGCGACGCCCGGACCGGGGGCGATCGCCAGTGCAACCGCCGTCCGCCGCCTGTTGATGGCGGACGGGCCCGAAGCCGCCGCGCCATACGTGCCGGCGGCAACCCTTGCCATTCTGCAGCGCGAATGGCAGGAAAGGCGCGCTCCCGTGCACTGGGAGCGCTTTGCACAGCCGCTGCTGCACATCGCGGCTACACGCCGTGCCTCCGAGCTGGAACAGATCGCCGAGGTCACGGAAGGACTCGAACACAGGCTGAGCCGTACACTTGCTCAACTTTCGGAGCCTTCAGTCGAGGCGTTGCTGAACGCACTCAAGACGAAACGCTACACACGCACAAAGCTACAGCGTATGCTGACCCATTTGCTGCTGAATCATACCAAGGCCGAATGTTCGCCCGAGAAGCTGGCTGAAGGGCCAGCCTATCTTCGGGTGCTGGGCTTTAATGCACAAGGACAGAGCCTCTTGAAACAGATGAAAAAGACGGCTACTCTGCCTGTACTACTGAAACCATCAACCTTTGTTCATAATCAGTTGGAACTGGATATACAAGCTCAGGCAGCATATGCACTTGCCTGCGAACACACCGATACACGTTTGATGTACAGCGACTACTATGACCCGCCTGTGAGGATCTAA
- a CDS encoding YceD family protein, whose translation MLMPFRKVATSDRPLQFNEQWDIKELVSNRQDITAVTPLTADLSAEQREGDVVDVHGKLTVGVDMLCSRCLKPINEHFHIDFHEQFKQGKQPEELPEDDDTFYVDGESVDLKGYAEEAFLLDLPFIPLCSDTCKGLCPKCGHELNEGDCGCDNQVIDPRLAGLKDFFK comes from the coding sequence ATGTTAATGCCATTTCGCAAAGTGGCTACCAGTGACCGCCCCCTGCAGTTCAATGAACAGTGGGATATTAAGGAACTGGTTTCTAACCGACAGGATATCACAGCCGTTACCCCGCTGACTGCGGATTTATCTGCAGAACAGAGAGAGGGCGACGTTGTGGATGTTCATGGCAAACTGACAGTAGGAGTGGACATGTTATGCTCCCGGTGTCTTAAGCCGATTAATGAACATTTTCATATTGATTTTCATGAGCAATTCAAGCAGGGGAAACAGCCAGAGGAATTGCCCGAAGACGATGATACTTTCTACGTGGATGGAGAGAGCGTTGATCTGAAAGGTTATGCCGAGGAAGCTTTTCTGCTGGATCTTCCGTTTATACCGCTATGCAGCGATACATGCAAAGGGTTATGCCCCAAGTGTGGCCATGAGCTGAACGAAGGTGACTGCGGTTGTGATAACCAAGTTATCGATCCGCGGCTTGCAGGGCTCAAGGATTTTTTTAAATGA
- the rpmF gene encoding 50S ribosomal protein L32 has translation MAVPQRRTSKTRRDKRRTHFKLAVPGMVKCEQCGELKLSHHVCKVCGTYKAREIISQ, from the coding sequence ATGGCAGTACCTCAACGGAGAACGTCCAAGACGCGTCGCGACAAACGTCGCACTCACTTTAAATTGGCTGTACCGGGCATGGTGAAATGTGAACAATGTGGCGAACTTAAACTTAGTCACCACGTGTGCAAAGTGTGCGGAACGTACAAAGCAAGAGAGATCATCTCTCAATAA
- the fapR gene encoding transcription factor FapR — MIEDNPFVTDQELTRQLKVSIQTIRLDRLELGIPELRERMKLMAERSYDQVRSLPLHEIIGDIVDLQLDKSGISLFEIKEEHVFSRTGIARGHYVFAQANSLAVAVINDEIALTASADIRFVRSVHLSEKCIAKAYVRSISGQKGKAKVEVFTYVGEEMVFQGNFVIYRSGGEDSVEGGHLG, encoded by the coding sequence ATGATCGAAGACAACCCGTTTGTGACGGATCAGGAACTTACACGCCAATTGAAGGTGAGTATTCAGACGATTCGTCTCGACAGACTGGAGCTTGGGATTCCCGAGCTTCGGGAACGGATGAAACTGATGGCGGAGCGTTCCTATGACCAGGTGCGCTCCTTGCCCCTGCATGAGATTATCGGTGATATTGTGGACTTGCAGCTGGACAAGAGCGGGATATCCTTGTTTGAGATTAAGGAAGAACATGTATTTTCAAGAACGGGCATTGCTCGGGGGCACTATGTTTTTGCACAGGCCAACTCGTTGGCAGTAGCCGTTATTAATGACGAAATTGCTTTGACAGCTTCCGCAGACATTCGTTTTGTCCGTTCGGTCCATTTGTCTGAGAAATGTATTGCGAAGGCCTATGTGCGATCGATCTCGGGTCAAAAGGGCAAAGCTAAAGTGGAAGTGTTTACTTATGTGGGTGAAGAAATGGTGTTTCAAGGCAACTTTGTAATCTACCGTTCAGGTGGAGAAGACAGCGTAGAAGGAGGTCATTTGGGATGA
- the plsX gene encoding phosphate acyltransferase PlsX, with amino-acid sequence MKIVIDAMGGDNAPAATVEGAIAAATEWADTQIVLVGDEAKLEPLLSQSGAKPANLTIRHASEVIGSDDEPVKAVRRKKDASMVVAGRMLKEGEADAMISAGNTGALMTAGLLVVGRMEGIERPALAPMIPTIDDVGVLALDLGANMDAKPEHLAQYGLMGSLYRQKVQGIASPRVGLLNVGTEPGKGNELTKHAYPLLEQLPIRFVGNVEARDVLTGACDVLVCDGFAGNILLKSLEGTAGAIFALLKEQFSSSLKSKLAAAVLMPELRGLKRKLDYTEHGGAPLLGLSRLVVKSHGSADGNAIKNAVRQARIAVQNQLVESISKEISGK; translated from the coding sequence ATGAAAATCGTCATTGATGCCATGGGAGGCGATAACGCACCTGCTGCAACAGTAGAAGGTGCGATCGCCGCGGCTACGGAATGGGCGGATACACAGATCGTCCTGGTCGGCGATGAAGCCAAGCTGGAACCTCTTCTGAGTCAGTCAGGTGCCAAACCTGCTAATCTGACCATTCGGCATGCTTCCGAAGTGATTGGTTCGGATGATGAACCGGTGAAGGCAGTCCGTCGCAAGAAGGATGCCTCCATGGTGGTTGCAGGTCGTATGCTTAAGGAAGGCGAAGCAGACGCCATGATCTCTGCGGGAAATACCGGAGCGCTGATGACAGCCGGTTTGCTTGTGGTTGGTCGTATGGAAGGTATTGAACGCCCGGCGCTTGCGCCCATGATTCCAACGATCGATGATGTGGGTGTACTTGCACTTGATCTCGGTGCGAATATGGATGCCAAACCGGAACACCTCGCACAGTATGGTCTGATGGGAAGCTTGTATCGACAAAAAGTGCAGGGAATCGCGTCACCAAGAGTGGGCCTGCTCAATGTGGGAACGGAGCCGGGTAAGGGGAATGAGTTGACTAAACATGCCTATCCGTTGCTCGAGCAACTTCCAATTCGTTTTGTTGGTAACGTAGAGGCCCGCGATGTGCTTACAGGCGCATGTGATGTGCTTGTATGTGATGGATTTGCCGGGAATATATTGCTCAAATCTCTTGAAGGCACAGCGGGTGCCATTTTCGCTTTGCTTAAGGAACAATTCTCATCGTCGCTCAAAAGCAAACTGGCTGCTGCTGTGCTTATGCCTGAGCTGCGCGGTTTGAAACGGAAACTGGATTATACCGAGCATGGCGGTGCACCACTCCTCGGTTTGAGCAGACTTGTGGTGAAAAGTCATGGATCGGCTGATGGCAATGCCATCAAAAATGCTGTGCGCCAAGCACGGATTGCAGTACAGAACCAGCTGGTGGAGAGCATATCTAAGGAAATTAGCGGGAAGTGA
- a CDS encoding beta-ketoacyl-ACP synthase III, which yields MNNLRPVGVIGTGKYVPEKILTNSDLEKMVDTNDEWIVSRTGIKERHIAAPDQATSDLAYEAAIKALESAGMTGSDLDLIIVATITPDSSFPSTACILQDKLGAKGAAAFDLSAACSGFVYGLATATSFIQSGMYNNALVIGADCLSRITDYTDRNTCVLFGDGAGAVIVGEVPEGRGFKSFDLGAEGAGGSLLQMEGGGSRLPASVETVENKKHYIYMNGREVFKFAVRVMGTATIEVLRKAGLERTDVDLFVPHQANIRIIQSAMQRLELPEEKVVVNVDKYANTSAASIPLALVEAAEEGRMKAGDTVLMVGFGGGLTWGASVLVW from the coding sequence ATGAATAATTTGCGCCCGGTAGGGGTTATCGGTACAGGTAAATATGTACCTGAGAAAATTTTGACAAACAGCGATTTGGAGAAAATGGTCGATACGAATGATGAGTGGATTGTCAGTCGTACAGGAATCAAGGAACGTCACATTGCTGCACCGGATCAGGCGACTTCGGATCTGGCATACGAGGCAGCTATTAAAGCACTTGAATCTGCTGGCATGACTGGCAGTGATCTTGATCTGATTATTGTGGCAACTATTACACCGGATTCTTCTTTCCCTTCTACTGCTTGTATTTTGCAAGATAAGCTTGGTGCCAAGGGCGCTGCGGCATTTGACTTGTCTGCTGCCTGTTCCGGATTTGTATACGGTCTGGCAACAGCAACGAGCTTTATCCAAAGCGGCATGTACAATAATGCACTTGTTATTGGTGCAGATTGTTTGTCTCGTATTACTGACTATACCGACCGTAATACCTGTGTGCTGTTTGGCGACGGAGCGGGCGCGGTAATCGTTGGTGAAGTGCCAGAAGGCCGTGGATTCAAATCATTCGATCTCGGAGCTGAAGGTGCGGGCGGAAGCCTGCTTCAAATGGAGGGCGGAGGTTCACGTCTGCCGGCATCCGTAGAAACAGTTGAGAACAAAAAACATTACATTTACATGAATGGCCGTGAAGTGTTTAAATTTGCAGTACGGGTGATGGGTACAGCGACAATCGAAGTACTGCGCAAGGCTGGCCTGGAGCGTACGGACGTGGATCTGTTTGTTCCTCACCAAGCCAATATCCGGATTATCCAATCCGCAATGCAGCGACTTGAGCTTCCTGAAGAGAAAGTTGTAGTCAATGTGGATAAATACGCCAACACATCTGCAGCCTCCATACCGCTTGCTTTGGTAGAAGCTGCTGAAGAAGGCCGCATGAAAGCTGGAGATACCGTGCTTATGGTTGGTTTTGGTGGCGGATTGACGTGGGGCGCATCGGTACTCGTTTGGTAA
- the fabD gene encoding ACP S-malonyltransferase: protein MGKIAFVFPGQGSQTVGMAKDAHESVPAATEIFRTADETLGFSLSNLVFEGPETELKQTSNTQPALLTASIALLEAFKEKGIQPDYMAGHSLGEYSALVAAGVLSFADAVSIVRARGQYMEQAVPGGQGAMAAVLGADREALGVLCRDVSESGHAVELANINCPGQIVISGVKEGVAAVAERVKEAGGKRAITLEVSGPFHSSLMKDAAEKLAEKLKTVSFSPGAVPVVANVTARPVEDGKVHDLLTAQVYSPVLWEDSVTWLIEQGVDTFIEIGSGSVLTGLIKKTDKTVKLYNVNSLETLEATAAALI, encoded by the coding sequence ATGGGTAAAATAGCATTTGTATTTCCCGGACAGGGATCGCAGACTGTGGGCATGGCCAAGGACGCACATGAGTCAGTGCCTGCGGCAACAGAAATTTTTCGTACAGCAGATGAAACGCTGGGTTTCTCGCTGAGCAATCTTGTTTTTGAGGGACCAGAGACCGAGTTGAAACAGACATCAAATACGCAACCGGCTCTGCTGACAGCAAGTATTGCATTGCTTGAGGCTTTCAAAGAAAAAGGAATTCAGCCTGATTATATGGCCGGACACAGCCTGGGTGAATACAGTGCACTGGTCGCGGCGGGCGTTCTTTCGTTCGCGGACGCGGTAAGCATTGTGCGGGCACGCGGTCAATATATGGAACAGGCTGTTCCTGGTGGACAGGGTGCGATGGCTGCGGTATTGGGTGCGGATCGGGAAGCGCTGGGGGTGCTTTGCCGGGACGTATCCGAAAGTGGTCATGCAGTTGAACTTGCCAACATCAACTGTCCGGGACAAATCGTGATTTCCGGTGTGAAGGAAGGGGTAGCTGCTGTCGCTGAACGGGTTAAAGAAGCAGGCGGCAAACGTGCCATCACACTTGAAGTAAGCGGTCCGTTCCATTCTTCCTTAATGAAGGATGCAGCAGAGAAGCTGGCTGAGAAACTGAAAACTGTTTCGTTCTCACCCGGGGCGGTTCCTGTAGTCGCGAATGTGACTGCAAGACCTGTAGAGGACGGTAAGGTTCATGATTTATTGACAGCTCAGGTCTATTCTCCGGTTTTATGGGAAGACAGTGTGACATGGCTTATTGAGCAAGGTGTAGATACCTTTATCGAGATTGGCTCTGGCAGTGTATTAACAGGTTTGATTAAAAAAACAGATAAAACCGTTAAACTGTACAATGTAAACAGTCTTGAGACGCTCGAAGCAACGGCAGCTGCACTAATTTGA
- the fabG gene encoding 3-oxoacyl-[acyl-carrier-protein] reductase, producing MSKPLQGKNALVTGASRGIGRSIALALAEAGANVAVNYAGSQAAAEEVAEAIRAKGVQAITIQANVGQMDEAEQMVKATIEAWGNVDILVNNAGITRDNLIMRMKEEEFDQVIETNLKGVFNCLKAVTRPMMKQRSGRIINISSVVGVLGNAGQANYVAAKAGVIGLTKASARELASRGITVNCVAPGFIETDMTKELSQEIVDNMLNGIPLSRLGQPDEIAGVVTFLASEASSYMTGQTLHVDGGMYM from the coding sequence ATGTCTAAACCATTACAAGGCAAAAATGCGCTCGTTACCGGTGCATCCCGAGGTATCGGGCGCAGTATTGCACTCGCTTTGGCCGAGGCAGGCGCCAACGTGGCCGTGAATTATGCGGGTAGTCAAGCGGCAGCTGAGGAAGTAGCGGAAGCGATTCGCGCCAAAGGTGTCCAGGCAATTACGATTCAAGCGAATGTTGGCCAGATGGATGAAGCCGAACAAATGGTCAAAGCAACGATTGAAGCGTGGGGCAATGTTGATATTCTCGTCAACAATGCTGGAATTACCCGTGATAATCTGATCATGCGAATGAAAGAAGAGGAATTTGATCAGGTAATCGAAACCAATCTCAAAGGGGTGTTTAACTGTCTTAAGGCGGTTACGCGTCCAATGATGAAACAACGGTCTGGTAGAATTATCAATATCTCCTCTGTTGTGGGTGTGCTCGGAAATGCTGGACAAGCAAACTATGTTGCTGCCAAGGCAGGGGTCATCGGTTTGACGAAGGCATCTGCACGTGAGCTTGCCTCCCGCGGCATCACAGTTAACTGCGTTGCACCAGGATTTATTGAGACCGATATGACGAAGGAATTGTCCCAGGAGATCGTGGACAACATGTTGAACGGTATTCCGTTGTCCCGTCTGGGCCAGCCGGATGAAATCGCCGGTGTTGTCACGTTCCTGGCTTCAGAAGCTTCATCTTATATGACAGGGCAGACACTGCATGTTGATGGTGGCATGTACATGTAA
- the acpP gene encoding acyl carrier protein, with product MSDVLERVKRIVVDRLGADEAEVTLEASFKEDLGADSLDVVELVMELEDEFDLEISDEDAEKITTVGEVVNYIQSHT from the coding sequence ATGTCCGATGTATTGGAGCGTGTAAAACGCATCGTCGTCGACCGCTTGGGCGCAGACGAAGCTGAAGTTACACTTGAAGCATCTTTCAAAGAAGATTTGGGTGCTGATTCTTTGGATGTAGTGGAATTGGTCATGGAATTGGAAGATGAATTCGATTTGGAAATCTCTGATGAAGATGCAGAAAAAATCACGACCGTAGGTGAAGTTGTAAACTACATACAATCTCATACCTAA
- the fabF gene encoding beta-ketoacyl-ACP synthase II yields MKQRVVITGMGVMTSLGKDLETFWGSLMAGKSGISQIEAFDVSEYTTQIAAEIKDFNPEEYMDRKDARKMDRFVQFAVAAGFKAVEDSGLKIDENIDAERFGVSIGSGIGGLGTWEDQHNALLQKGPKRVSPFFIPMMISNMASGQMSISLGAKGPNINVVTACATGTHSIGDSFKLIANGDADAMICGGAEATIRPTGLAGFCAMRAMSTRNDDPAKSSRPFDTERDGFVMGEGAGVLILESLEHAQKRGARIYGEVIGYGLTGDAHHMTEPDPDGAARCMKMALRNAGIEPEEVDYINAHGTSTPVGDRSETLAIKKAFGDHAYKLAVSSTKSMTGHMLGAAGGVEAVICGLSLTHQTLAPTINLENQDPECDLDYVPNVPRQTKVNIAMSNSFGFGGHNATIILKKFEA; encoded by the coding sequence TTGAAACAAAGAGTTGTAATTACCGGAATGGGCGTAATGACATCGCTCGGAAAAGATTTGGAAACGTTCTGGGGCAGTTTAATGGCAGGCAAGTCCGGAATCTCTCAGATTGAGGCGTTTGATGTAAGTGAATACACCACTCAAATTGCAGCCGAGATCAAGGATTTCAACCCGGAAGAGTACATGGATCGCAAAGATGCACGTAAGATGGACCGTTTTGTTCAGTTCGCTGTAGCAGCTGGCTTCAAAGCCGTTGAAGACAGTGGCCTGAAAATTGACGAGAATATTGATGCAGAGCGTTTCGGTGTGTCGATCGGATCGGGTATCGGTGGATTGGGTACTTGGGAGGACCAACATAATGCATTGCTGCAAAAAGGTCCTAAACGTGTAAGCCCATTTTTCATTCCGATGATGATCTCCAACATGGCTTCTGGCCAGATGTCGATTTCTCTCGGGGCGAAAGGTCCAAACATCAACGTGGTAACGGCCTGTGCTACAGGAACACACTCCATTGGAGATTCCTTCAAGCTGATTGCAAACGGTGATGCGGATGCAATGATTTGTGGCGGTGCGGAAGCAACCATTAGACCAACCGGTCTGGCTGGGTTCTGTGCAATGCGTGCCATGTCTACACGTAACGATGATCCGGCGAAGTCGAGCCGTCCTTTTGATACGGAACGTGACGGGTTTGTTATGGGCGAGGGCGCGGGAGTTCTGATCCTTGAATCCCTTGAACATGCTCAAAAACGTGGTGCACGAATCTATGGCGAAGTGATTGGTTACGGTCTCACTGGCGATGCACATCACATGACGGAGCCTGATCCAGACGGAGCAGCTCGTTGCATGAAGATGGCTCTGCGTAATGCGGGTATCGAACCAGAAGAAGTGGACTATATCAATGCACATGGTACATCAACACCTGTAGGTGACAGATCCGAAACGCTTGCGATCAAAAAAGCGTTTGGCGATCATGCGTACAAGCTTGCGGTGAGTTCTACCAAATCGATGACAGGTCATATGCTTGGTGCTGCTGGTGGCGTGGAAGCCGTAATCTGCGGATTGTCGCTGACACATCAGACGCTTGCTCCAACGATTAACCTCGAAAATCAGGACCCGGAATGTGATCTGGATTATGTTCCAAACGTTCCACGTCAAACTAAAGTCAATATTGCCATGTCCAATTCATTTGGGTTCGGCGGTCACAATGCCACCATTATTCTCAAAAAATTTGAAGCATAA
- the rnc gene encoding ribonuclease III, translated as MSEDLKQLQHKLQIKFDNRQLLKQAFTHASYVNEHRFSQHQDNERLEFLGDAVLELTVSEYLYHLFPNRPEGELTKLRASIVCEPSLVKFAEALGFGQYVLLGKGEELTGGRTRPALLADVFESFIGALYLDQGLAPVRTFLDQHVFPLIVLGSKLQMSDYKTELQELTQHHNMGALEYRIVEERGPAHEREFVSEVHMGQERLGRGTGRSKKEAEQQAASAALDRLKLPEA; from the coding sequence TTGAGTGAAGATCTGAAGCAGTTACAACACAAACTTCAAATCAAATTTGACAACAGGCAGCTTTTAAAACAAGCGTTTACCCATGCTTCTTATGTAAACGAACACCGGTTCAGTCAGCATCAGGATAACGAACGTCTGGAGTTTCTAGGCGATGCGGTACTGGAACTGACTGTGTCGGAATACTTGTATCATTTGTTTCCTAACCGGCCGGAAGGTGAATTAACTAAGCTGCGGGCATCCATTGTCTGTGAGCCTTCCCTCGTCAAATTTGCTGAAGCGTTGGGTTTTGGGCAGTATGTACTTCTTGGTAAAGGTGAGGAACTGACTGGAGGACGAACTAGACCGGCTTTATTAGCGGATGTGTTCGAATCTTTCATCGGTGCATTATATCTGGATCAGGGATTGGCGCCTGTCCGGACATTTCTGGATCAGCATGTATTTCCGTTAATCGTTTTGGGAAGCAAATTGCAAATGAGCGATTACAAAACGGAATTGCAGGAACTCACTCAGCATCACAATATGGGAGCTCTTGAATACCGTATTGTTGAGGAACGGGGCCCTGCCCATGAACGGGAGTTTGTCTCCGAGGTCCATATGGGTCAAGAACGGCTTGGCAGAGGTACAGGACGTTCCAAAAAGGAAGCCGAACAACAGGCTGCATCTGCAGCTCTGGATCGACTGAAGCTTCCGGAAGCCTGA